Proteins encoded by one window of Dioscorea cayenensis subsp. rotundata cultivar TDr96_F1 chromosome 6, TDr96_F1_v2_PseudoChromosome.rev07_lg8_w22 25.fasta, whole genome shotgun sequence:
- the LOC120263713 gene encoding protein BIG GRAIN 1-like A — MDWYTRPPPSRTRDRPSFSSSLLDAIYRSIDQPDSATSLNKQNRGATDHPLSDKITTPVIPTPLPRRHSFVSTSTSSDSIFSSSSSSSSSAKTTTPVIQNPVHRRRSSSLDRDPPPPEKKSIRSRLRELRKSKTPASPGSRLASFLNSLFASASSSKKSKVRASSPEEPEMRSCLSKTPSSAGRSSGKRSVRFWPVGVLVGEDCQPCGSRWIYGGDRATRMAEMMRGLDEEENGDDVASDASSDLFELENLTVVGGGFSDELPVYETTYLRTNRSIASRVL, encoded by the coding sequence ATGGACTGGTACACTAGACCTCCGCCTTCCCGAACCCGAGACCGTccttccttctcctcctccctcCTTGACGCCATCTACCGCTCCATCGACCAACCCGACTCCGCCACGTCACTCAACAAACAAAACCGCGGCGCAACAGACCATCCCCTATCCGATAAAATCACCACCCCGGTGATCCCAACTCCGTTACCTCGCCGCCACTCCTTCGTCTCCACCTCAACCTCCTCAGACtccatcttctcctcctcctcctcctcctcctcctccgctaAAACCACCACGCCGGTGATCCAGAATCCGGTGCACCGCCGCCGCTCCTCCTCATTGGACCGAGATCCACCGCCTCCCGAGAAGAAATCGATCCGAAGCCGACTTCGAGAGCTACGAAAATCCAAAACCCCCGCATCACCAGGATCTCGACTTGCGAGCTTCTTGAATTCCCTCTTCGCCTCCGCCTCCAGCTCTAAGAAATCAAAGGTTAGGGCTTCATCGCCGGAGGAACCGGAGATGAGGTCATGCCTAAGCAAGACGCCATCATCGGCGGGGAGGAGCAGCGGGAAGAGGTCTGTTAGGTTTTGGCCGGTGGGGGTCCTCGTCGGCGAGGATTGCCAGCCGTGTGGATCGAGGTGGATCTACGGCGGAGATCGCGCGACGAGGATGGCGGAGATGATGAGAGGGCTTGATGAAGAGGAGAATGGTGATGACGTGGCGAGCGATGCGAGCTCGGATTTGTTTGAGCTGGAGAATCTAACGGTCGTTGGAGGTGGGTTTAGTGATGAGCTTCCTGTTTATGAAACCACGTATTTGAGAACTAATCGCTCTATTGCTTCTCGGGTTttgtga